In a single window of the Phaeobacter sp. G2 genome:
- a CDS encoding ABC transporter permease subunit (The N-terminal region of this protein, as described by TIGR01726, is a three transmembrane segment that identifies a subfamily of ABC transporter permease subunits, which specificities that include histidine, arginine, glutamine, glutamate, L-cystine (sic), the opines (in Agrobacterium) octopine and nopaline, etc.) codes for MSTLTDPPQEQFRLSMLVNDTRYRSLTFQAIAALVLALAIWYLGNNLIQNLRAAGLNISYSFLGDRSGYDIAQRLIEYDSQSSHASAAVVGILNTLLVAFLACITATFFGVIAGVLRLSNNWLVSKLMAVYVEIFRNIPVLIWIIIIFTIMTAVMPGPRDFRGADPSSSMVFDLFAFTNRGVYTPMPLFESGLFASAALNWLLVLAVLVGSFFVMRMVNASATQKQEATGIRPNTLFVNLAVWIVPFALLMLVMGLTWEVPELKGFNFKGGIKIGGPLIALWFALSIYTGAFIAENVRAGIQAISKGQTEAAAALGMRPGRIMNLVVLPQALRVIIPPLISNFLNITKNSSLAIAVGYADITATLGGVTLNQTGRAIECVLLLMLFYLTASLMISMVMNVYNASVKLKER; via the coding sequence ATGTCAACTCTCACTGACCCACCGCAGGAGCAGTTCCGGCTCTCCATGCTGGTCAACGATACCCGCTATCGATCATTGACCTTCCAGGCGATAGCCGCCTTGGTCCTGGCCTTGGCCATATGGTACCTGGGCAATAACCTCATTCAGAACCTGCGCGCAGCTGGCCTGAACATTTCCTACAGTTTTCTGGGCGATCGGTCTGGCTATGACATCGCTCAACGTCTTATCGAATATGACAGCCAGTCCAGCCATGCCAGCGCCGCTGTTGTGGGTATTCTCAATACGCTTTTGGTGGCCTTCTTAGCCTGTATCACGGCGACATTTTTTGGCGTCATTGCCGGTGTTTTGCGTTTGTCGAACAACTGGTTGGTGTCAAAACTGATGGCCGTCTATGTTGAGATCTTTCGCAACATTCCGGTGCTGATCTGGATCATCATCATTTTCACCATCATGACGGCCGTTATGCCGGGTCCACGCGATTTCCGTGGTGCAGACCCATCTTCCAGCATGGTGTTTGACCTCTTTGCCTTTACCAACCGCGGCGTCTACACCCCGATGCCATTGTTCGAGAGCGGGCTGTTTGCCTCCGCTGCCCTGAACTGGCTATTGGTTCTCGCGGTTCTGGTAGGATCGTTTTTTGTGATGCGCATGGTGAACGCCAGTGCAACCCAAAAGCAGGAAGCAACGGGCATTCGTCCCAACACCCTCTTTGTCAACTTGGCGGTTTGGATTGTTCCCTTTGCCCTGCTGATGCTTGTGATGGGACTGACCTGGGAAGTGCCAGAGCTGAAGGGCTTTAACTTTAAGGGCGGTATCAAAATTGGTGGCCCGCTGATCGCATTGTGGTTCGCGCTGTCGATCTATACCGGTGCCTTTATCGCGGAAAACGTCCGTGCTGGCATCCAGGCGATCTCAAAAGGCCAGACCGAAGCGGCTGCGGCCCTGGGTATGCGTCCTGGCCGGATCATGAACCTGGTGGTTCTGCCCCAGGCTTTGCGGGTGATTATCCCGCCGCTGATCTCCAACTTTCTCAACATCACCAAAAACTCTTCGCTGGCGATCGCCGTGGGCTATGCGGATATCACCGCAACACTGGGCGGGGTTACCCTGAACCAGACCGGGCGCGCGATTGAATGCGTGCTGTTGCTGATGCTGTTCTATCTCACCGCATCCTTGATGATTTCTATGGTGATGAATGTCTACAACGCCTCCGTTAAGCTGAAGGAGCGCTGA